The DNA sequence GTCACCTCCACACCGCTGTTGTGCAGGGCACGGATGGCGCTCTCACGGCCGCTTCCGGGGCCTTTCACGAAGACCTTCACCTTGCGCAGGCCCAGTTCGTGCGCTTCGCGCGCGGCCTCTTCGGCGCTCACCTGGCCCGCATAGGGGGTGTTCTTCTTGCTGCCGCGGAAGCCCTGCTTGCCGGAAGAGGACCAGCTGATCACCTCTCCCTTGTTGTTGGTGAGGGAGATGATCAGGTTGTTGAAGGTGGCCCTGATGTGCGCCTGTCCATAGGCTTCCACCACGACCTTCTTCTTCTTCTTCTTGCCGGCGGCGGCTCCGCCTTTGCTGTCCTGCTTTGCCATTGTCTGTCAGGTGTCGGTTGTCCGTTGTCGGTTGTCAGTGGTCACCTACTGGCGACTGACAACAGGCAACTGCTTACTTGGTCGCTTTCTTCTTGTTGGCCACGGTCTTGCGCTTGCCCTTGCGGGTGCGGCTGTTGGTGCGGGTGCGCTGGCCGCGCACGGGCAGGCCCGAGCGGTGGCGCAGGCCCCTGTAGCTGCCGATGTCCATCAGGCGCTTGATGCTGAGCTGCACCTCGCTGCGCAGTGCACCCTCGGTCTTCACATGCTCGGTGATGTACTGGCGGATGCGGCCCTGCTCCTCATCGGTCCAGTCGTCCACCTTGGTGTCCGGGTCCACGTCCACCGCGCTGAGGATGTCCAGCGCGGCGCTGCGGCCGATGCCATAGATGTACGTGAGGCCGATGCAGCCTCGCTTGTTCTTGGGTAGGTCTATGCCTGCTATGCGTGCCATGCTCTTGCGGTCTTAACCCTGACGTTGCTTGAACTTCGGGTTCTTCTTGTTGATGATGTACAGACGCCCCTTGCGGCGGACGATCTTGCAGTCCGCGGAGCGTGGTTTGAGGGAGGCCCTGACCTTCA is a window from the Flavobacteriales bacterium genome containing:
- the rpsK gene encoding 30S ribosomal protein S11, yielding MAKQDSKGGAAAGKKKKKKVVVEAYGQAHIRATFNNLIISLTNNKGEVISWSSSGKQGFRGSKKNTPYAGQVSAEEAAREAHELGLRKVKVFVKGPGSGRESAIRALHNSGVEVTEIVDITPMPHNGCRPPKKRRV
- the rpsM gene encoding 30S ribosomal protein S13, with protein sequence MARIAGIDLPKNKRGCIGLTYIYGIGRSAALDILSAVDVDPDTKVDDWTDEEQGRIRQYITEHVKTEGALRSEVQLSIKRLMDIGSYRGLRHRSGLPVRGQRTRTNSRTRKGKRKTVANKKKATK
- the ykgO gene encoding type B 50S ribosomal protein L36, coding for MKVRASLKPRSADCKIVRRKGRLYIINKKNPKFKQRQG